The Streptomyces pactum genome contains a region encoding:
- a CDS encoding S8 family serine peptidase, which translates to MSRGPVRRGATLLSAGLVIALLPAGTAAAQEPPPDPARTPAAAGRAAAAARTVTLVTGDRVTVGDLGGGRRTVTVERPEGATGAVHTRSSGGRITVVPDEALPYLRDGSLDARLFDVGELIEQGLADSETGDLPLIVTYGKGARTATPRGAERTRTLPSVRGAAVEADKGRTFWREFTRRDTAVDGVWLDGRVTAAMAESNAQIGTPEAWEAGLTGKGVTVAVLDSGVDAGHPDLAGRVGRSRSFIAGEEVADRNGHGTHVASTVGGSGAASDGEEKGVAPGATLAVGKVLDDSGSGSESEIIAGMEWAARDVDADIVSMSLGSTEPSDGTDPMARAVDTLSRETGALFVVAAGNTGAPSSIGSPGAADAALTIGAVDPADEAAYFTSAGPRHGDNALKPDLSAPGVGILAARSRLSEGSGDYTAMSGTSMATPHVAGVAALLAEEHPDWTGAQLKDALMSTSKELDASAYRLGTGRVSVPDAIGADVTATGSADLGFFSWPYEADEPVTRTLTYTNASDTAVELKLAVRGAPEGVATLADTALTVPAHGTAATTVTGDGSRAPVGTTSGRIVASGADGTPLAHTAFGMVKEEERYTLTVHVKDRAGAAAPADLVVQHLAEGVDPVPAHVGDSGTLRLRLAPGTYSLTSFLDVRGSHGADSLGLGFLAAPEVVVDRDREITLDGTELREISADVEKRTETRQLLMEYDRDANGSDLFGAVQVPLTYDSVFAAPTDKVTEGDFEYRTVWRLGKPLLEVEGIGEATVQSGGTLIEGRSRLPLADVGDGPFPEGVRGKAALARLTEGTEPADLAQAAQDAGVKALFVTDDAPGRLMSWWGTDDNADRPLQIATVSAADAERLRDAGRVHMTGTRDTPYTYDLSEGHRGGVPDRDLTYEPGRRDLAELRTGYHAAEPASGGEFRYSITDTFPIGLGFRERIEYPVERTEYVSTGPGQLWHESVTAADGALEQRSGTVRYEGGSRAELNWFKPVWHPYLGTGLGWGQQRAGDRLQFNAPGWGDSGPDHTGFGDVWSESSGMSQTTSVYLDGELVDQGPSSAAYVDDAPADEHTYRLVTDTALDAERWRLGTEGHAEWTFRSAATPDDRWTYLPLINLSFDVGTDLAGEVRGGKRLRVGIGAQYVAGAPDTGTIGGGQLEVSYDDGETWQRVHLRGGDGEASWQGTVSVPRDAGHVSLRASAHDDRGGSVTQEIVRAVAVR; encoded by the coding sequence ATGAGCAGAGGACCAGTCAGACGCGGAGCGACCCTCCTGTCGGCGGGGCTCGTGATCGCGCTGCTGCCGGCCGGGACGGCGGCGGCGCAGGAGCCGCCCCCGGACCCCGCCCGCACCCCGGCCGCCGCGGGCCGGGCCGCGGCGGCCGCCCGCACCGTCACCCTCGTCACCGGCGACCGGGTGACCGTAGGCGACCTCGGCGGCGGCCGGCGCACCGTCACGGTCGAGCGGCCCGAGGGCGCCACCGGCGCCGTGCACACCCGCAGTTCGGGCGGCCGGATCACCGTCGTACCGGACGAGGCGCTGCCGTACCTGCGCGACGGCAGCCTCGACGCACGGCTCTTCGACGTCGGTGAGCTGATCGAGCAGGGGCTCGCCGACTCCGAGACCGGCGATCTGCCGCTGATCGTGACCTACGGCAAGGGCGCACGGACCGCCACCCCGAGGGGAGCCGAGCGGACGCGGACGCTGCCCAGCGTGCGCGGGGCCGCCGTCGAGGCGGACAAGGGCCGTACATTCTGGCGGGAATTCACCCGTCGGGACACCGCCGTCGACGGCGTCTGGCTCGACGGGCGGGTCACCGCCGCCATGGCCGAGTCCAACGCGCAGATCGGCACCCCCGAGGCGTGGGAGGCCGGGCTCACCGGCAAGGGCGTCACCGTCGCCGTGCTGGACAGCGGCGTGGACGCCGGACACCCCGACCTCGCCGGACGGGTCGGACGCAGCCGCAGCTTCATCGCCGGGGAGGAGGTGGCCGACCGGAACGGCCACGGCACCCACGTCGCCTCCACCGTCGGCGGCAGCGGCGCGGCCTCCGACGGCGAGGAGAAGGGCGTCGCGCCGGGCGCCACCCTCGCGGTCGGCAAGGTCCTCGACGACTCGGGCTCGGGCAGCGAGTCCGAGATCATCGCCGGCATGGAGTGGGCCGCCCGGGACGTGGACGCCGACATCGTGTCCATGAGCCTCGGCTCGACCGAGCCCAGCGACGGCACCGACCCGATGGCGCGGGCCGTCGACACCCTGTCCCGCGAGACCGGCGCGCTGTTCGTCGTCGCGGCCGGGAACACCGGCGCCCCGTCCTCCATCGGCTCGCCCGGCGCCGCCGACGCCGCCCTGACGATCGGAGCCGTCGACCCGGCCGACGAGGCGGCGTACTTCACCAGCGCGGGGCCCCGCCACGGCGACAACGCGCTCAAGCCCGACCTGTCCGCCCCCGGCGTCGGCATCCTCGCCGCCCGCTCCCGGCTCAGCGAGGGCAGCGGCGACTACACCGCCATGAGCGGTACGTCGATGGCGACGCCGCACGTCGCCGGGGTGGCCGCGCTGCTCGCCGAGGAGCACCCCGACTGGACCGGCGCGCAGCTCAAGGACGCGCTGATGTCGACGTCGAAGGAGCTCGACGCCTCCGCCTACCGATTGGGCACGGGGCGGGTGAGCGTGCCGGACGCCATCGGCGCCGACGTCACCGCCACCGGCAGTGCCGACCTCGGCTTCTTCTCCTGGCCGTACGAGGCCGACGAGCCGGTCACCCGCACCCTCACCTACACCAACGCCTCCGACACGGCGGTCGAGTTGAAGCTCGCCGTGCGGGGCGCCCCCGAGGGCGTCGCCACCCTCGCCGACACCGCCCTCACCGTGCCCGCCCACGGCACCGCCGCCACCACCGTCACCGGCGACGGGTCCAGGGCCCCGGTCGGGACGACGAGCGGCCGGATCGTGGCGTCCGGCGCGGACGGCACGCCCCTGGCGCACACGGCGTTCGGGATGGTCAAGGAGGAGGAGCGGTACACGCTCACCGTGCACGTCAAGGACCGGGCCGGTGCCGCCGCCCCGGCCGACCTGGTCGTCCAGCACCTCGCCGAGGGCGTCGACCCGGTCCCCGCGCACGTCGGCGACTCCGGCACCCTGCGACTGCGCCTCGCGCCGGGGACGTACAGCCTGACCTCCTTCCTCGACGTGCGCGGCAGCCACGGCGCCGACTCCCTGGGGCTCGGTTTCCTCGCGGCGCCCGAGGTCGTCGTCGACCGGGACCGCGAGATCACCCTGGACGGCACGGAGCTGCGCGAGATCAGCGCCGACGTCGAGAAGCGCACCGAGACGCGGCAACTGCTCATGGAGTACGACCGCGACGCGAACGGCTCCGACCTGTTCGGCGCCGTCCAGGTGCCCCTGACGTACGACAGCGTCTTCGCCGCCCCCACCGACAAGGTCACCGAGGGCGACTTCGAGTACCGGACCGTGTGGCGGCTGGGCAAGCCGCTGCTGGAGGTCGAGGGCATCGGTGAGGCCACCGTCCAGTCGGGCGGCACGCTGATCGAGGGGCGCAGCCGGCTGCCGCTGGCCGACGTGGGGGACGGGCCCTTCCCGGAGGGCGTCCGGGGCAAGGCGGCCCTCGCCCGGCTCACCGAGGGCACCGAACCGGCGGACCTCGCCCAGGCCGCCCAGGACGCGGGCGTCAAGGCGCTGTTCGTGACCGACGACGCGCCCGGACGGCTGATGTCCTGGTGGGGCACGGACGACAACGCCGACCGGCCGCTGCAGATCGCCACGGTGAGTGCCGCCGACGCGGAGCGGCTGCGGGACGCCGGGCGGGTCCACATGACCGGGACGCGCGACACGCCCTACACGTACGACCTCTCGGAAGGGCACCGCGGTGGCGTGCCCGACCGGGACCTCACCTACGAGCCCGGGCGGCGCGATCTCGCCGAACTGCGGACCGGGTACCACGCGGCCGAACCGGCGAGCGGCGGCGAGTTCCGCTACTCGATCACCGACACCTTCCCCATCGGCCTCGGCTTCCGGGAGCGGATCGAGTACCCGGTCGAGCGCACCGAGTACGTGTCGACCGGGCCCGGCCAGCTCTGGCACGAGTCCGTGACGGCCGCCGACGGCGCGCTGGAGCAGCGGTCCGGCACGGTCCGGTACGAGGGCGGCTCGCGTGCGGAGCTGAACTGGTTCAAGCCCGTGTGGCACCCCTACCTCGGCACCGGGCTGGGCTGGGGACAGCAGCGTGCGGGCGACCGGCTCCAGTTCAACGCCCCCGGCTGGGGCGACTCCGGCCCCGACCACACCGGCTTCGGCGACGTGTGGAGCGAGAGCAGCGGGATGTCGCAGACCACGTCGGTGTACCTGGACGGCGAACTGGTCGACCAGGGGCCGAGTTCCGCCGCGTACGTGGACGACGCGCCGGCCGACGAGCACACGTACCGGCTCGTCACCGACACCGCGCTCGACGCGGAGCGCTGGCGGCTCGGGACCGAGGGGCACGCGGAGTGGACCTTCCGCTCGGCCGCCACACCCGACGACCGCTGGACGTACCTGCCCCTGATCAACCTCTCCTTCGACGTCGGCACCGACCTCGCGGGCGAAGTGCGCGGCGGGAAGAGGCTGCGGGTCGGGATCGGCGCCCAGTACGTGGCGGGCGCCCCGGACACCGGGACGATCGGCGGCGGGCAACTGGAGGTGTCGTACGACGACGGCGAGACCTGGCAGCGGGTGCACCTGCGCGGCGGTGACGGGGAGGCCTCCTGGCAGGGGACGGTGAGCGTGCCACGCGACGCCGGGCACGTCTCGCTGCGGGCGTCGGCACACGACGACCGGGGCGGCTCGGTCACGCAGGAGATCGTGCGGGCCGTGGCCGTGCGGTGA
- a CDS encoding carboxyl transferase domain-containing protein, whose protein sequence is MADRLSARAFLALLTDDFTELPRPEGESPPDDPLGWHGYDASRARAAERTGEEESVVCGTGHVEGVRAVLLAFEFGFLGGSLGRRTGDRLEAAYTYAREHRLPVVPLVATGGSRMQEGMLALTQLQRVARQSALTRRAGLPQIAVVRDPATGGGWATLGAGADVVLALPGAQVGFAGSRVRPPGADPAAYTAEAQVAAGSVDAVVPAGELRGTLGRWLRLLTAPSGDPAPVPGPLGATGLPDTGWDAVRRARALERPRARAYLDAYFTHRAALSGDRCGGTDPDGMLCGFGEHAGRTVAYAAQTGTATRPAGYRTAARLIRLADRLGIPVLTLVDTPGAAGDAEAERQGVGPAIADLFVAMASADTPVTTLVIGEGGSGGALALAAPGSTWATPDSYFSVIAPELAAAILKRPPKEVAATAGQLRLRPQDLAELGLIRTGDQLFPGTDDRRSEERR, encoded by the coding sequence GTGGCTGACCGTCTGTCCGCGCGCGCGTTCCTCGCCCTGCTCACCGACGACTTCACCGAACTCCCCCGCCCGGAGGGGGAGTCGCCGCCCGACGACCCCCTCGGCTGGCACGGTTACGACGCCTCCCGGGCCCGCGCCGCCGAGCGCACCGGCGAGGAGGAGTCCGTGGTCTGCGGCACCGGGCACGTCGAGGGCGTCCGGGCGGTGCTGCTGGCCTTCGAGTTCGGCTTCCTCGGCGGCTCGCTGGGTCGGCGCACCGGCGACCGGCTGGAGGCCGCGTACACGTACGCCCGCGAGCACCGGCTGCCGGTGGTGCCGTTGGTCGCCACCGGCGGCAGCCGGATGCAGGAGGGAATGCTCGCGCTGACCCAGCTCCAGCGGGTGGCCCGGCAGTCGGCGCTCACCCGTCGGGCCGGACTGCCGCAGATCGCCGTGGTGCGCGACCCGGCCACCGGGGGCGGCTGGGCGACGCTGGGGGCGGGCGCCGACGTGGTCCTCGCGCTGCCCGGCGCCCAGGTGGGTTTCGCCGGCTCCCGGGTCCGGCCGCCGGGCGCCGATCCGGCGGCGTACACGGCCGAGGCGCAGGTGGCGGCGGGCAGCGTGGACGCCGTCGTACCGGCCGGGGAGCTGCGCGGGACGCTGGGGCGGTGGCTGCGGCTGCTGACGGCGCCGTCGGGCGACCCGGCGCCGGTGCCCGGGCCGCTGGGCGCCACCGGTCTGCCGGACACCGGCTGGGACGCGGTCCGGCGGGCCCGCGCCCTCGAACGCCCGCGCGCCCGGGCCTACCTGGACGCCTACTTCACCCACCGCGCCGCCCTCTCGGGCGACCGCTGCGGGGGCACCGACCCGGACGGCATGCTCTGCGGCTTCGGTGAGCACGCGGGGCGGACGGTCGCCTACGCCGCCCAGACCGGGACGGCGACGAGGCCCGCCGGGTACCGCACCGCCGCCCGGCTGATCCGCCTCGCGGACCGGCTCGGCATCCCGGTGCTGACCCTGGTGGACACCCCGGGTGCGGCGGGCGACGCGGAGGCGGAGCGGCAGGGCGTGGGGCCGGCGATCGCCGACCTGTTCGTCGCGATGGCCTCGGCGGACACGCCGGTCACCACGCTGGTGATCGGCGAGGGCGGCTCGGGCGGTGCGCTGGCGCTGGCCGCGCCCGGCAGCACCTGGGCCACGCCGGACAGCTACTTCTCCGTGATCGCGCCGGAGCTCGCGGCGGCGATCCTCAAGCGCCCGCCCAAGGAGGTGGCGGCGACGGCCGGTCAACTGCGGCTGCGGCCGCAGGACTTGGCGGAGCTCGGCCTGATCCGAACAGGCGATCAGTTGTTCCCTGGAACAGATGATCGTCGCTCTGAAGAGCGTAGGTGA
- a CDS encoding acyl-CoA synthetase, with protein sequence MSSLFPALSPAATGAGADRPALRFGERSLTYAELAAAAGGTAGRIRGAGRVAVWATPEMETAVAVVAALLAGVPAVPLNPKSGDKELAHILSDSEPSLVLAPPGCGLPPALGALGRVDVDVHATGPVPEDHRADDGDPALVVYTSGTTGPPKGAVIPRRALATTLDALADAWRWTGEDVLVQGLPLFHVHGLVLGILGPLRRGGSVRHLGRFSTEGAARELNDGATMLFGVPTMYHRIAESLPGDPELAKALAGARLLVSGSAALPVHDHERIAAATGRRVIERYGMTETLMNTSVRADGEPRAGTVGVPLPGVELRLVEEDGTPIAALDGESVGEIQVRGANLFTEYLNRPDATAAAFTADGFFRTGDMAVRDPDGYVRIVGRKATDLIKSGGYKIGAGEIENALLEHPGVREAAVTGEPDPDLGERIVAWIVPADPAAPPALDTLADHVAGRLAPHKRPRVVHHVDALPRNDMGKIMKRALTRG encoded by the coding sequence GTGTCCTCTCTCTTCCCCGCCCTCTCCCCGGCCGCGACCGGCGCCGGGGCCGACCGGCCCGCCCTGCGGTTCGGCGAGCGCTCCCTGACGTACGCCGAACTGGCCGCCGCGGCGGGCGGCACGGCCGGACGGATCCGGGGGGCCGGGCGGGTCGCCGTCTGGGCGACACCGGAGATGGAGACCGCCGTCGCCGTGGTGGCGGCGCTGCTGGCCGGCGTCCCCGCCGTACCGCTCAACCCGAAGTCCGGCGACAAGGAACTCGCGCACATCCTCTCCGACAGCGAGCCGTCACTCGTGCTGGCACCTCCGGGGTGCGGACTCCCGCCGGCCCTGGGCGCGCTCGGTCGCGTGGACGTCGACGTGCACGCCACCGGCCCCGTCCCCGAGGACCACCGCGCCGACGACGGCGACCCCGCCCTCGTCGTCTACACCTCCGGCACCACCGGCCCGCCCAAGGGCGCCGTCATCCCCCGCCGCGCGCTGGCGACGACCCTGGACGCGCTCGCCGACGCCTGGCGGTGGACCGGCGAGGACGTGCTGGTGCAGGGGCTGCCGCTGTTCCACGTGCACGGCCTCGTGCTGGGCATCCTGGGCCCGCTGCGGCGCGGCGGGTCCGTGCGGCACCTGGGCAGGTTCTCCACCGAGGGCGCGGCCCGGGAGCTGAACGACGGCGCGACCATGCTGTTCGGGGTGCCGACGATGTACCACCGGATCGCCGAGTCCCTGCCCGGCGACCCGGAGCTGGCGAAGGCGCTGGCCGGGGCCCGGCTGCTGGTGTCCGGGTCGGCCGCGCTGCCCGTGCACGACCACGAGCGCATCGCCGCCGCGACCGGACGGCGGGTGATCGAGCGGTACGGCATGACCGAGACCCTCATGAACACCAGCGTGCGGGCGGACGGCGAGCCGCGCGCCGGGACCGTGGGCGTGCCGCTGCCGGGCGTGGAACTGCGGCTGGTGGAGGAGGACGGCACGCCGATCGCGGCCCTGGACGGGGAGAGCGTCGGCGAGATCCAGGTGCGCGGCGCGAACCTGTTCACCGAGTACCTGAACCGCCCCGACGCCACCGCCGCCGCCTTCACGGCCGACGGCTTCTTCCGCACCGGCGACATGGCGGTGCGCGACCCCGACGGCTACGTCCGCATCGTCGGCCGCAAGGCCACCGACCTGATCAAGAGCGGCGGGTACAAGATCGGGGCCGGCGAGATCGAGAACGCGCTCCTGGAACACCCGGGGGTGCGGGAGGCCGCCGTCACCGGGGAGCCCGACCCGGACCTCGGGGAGCGGATCGTGGCGTGGATCGTGCCGGCCGACCCCGCCGCCCCGCCCGCCCTCGACACGCTGGCCGACCACGTCGCCGGCCGGCTCGCCCCGCACAAGCGGCCCCGCGTCGTCCACCACGTCGACGCGCTCCCGCGCAACGACATGGGGAAGATCATGAAGCGGGCGCTGACCCGTGGCTGA
- a CDS encoding SLC13 family permease, translating to MSPELISILVLVVVFVIATTRSVNMGALAFAAAFGVGTVVADLDADGIFAGFPGDLFVVLVGVTYLFAIARANGTTDWLVHAAVRLVRGRVALIPWVMFALTGALTAIGAVSPAAVAIVAPIALSFATRYAISPLLMGTMVVHGAQAGGFSPISIYGSIVNGIVEREGLPGSEITLFLASLIANLVIASVLFVLFGGRKLWARGSVATEDAGAAGKGTQPTGTGPDTGTAGPGAGSGSGGAAPTAVAVRPDQATDGTGGGLRLTPARIATLTALVALVVAVLGFDLDAGLTAVTLAVVLSTAWPNDSRRAVGEIAWSTVLLICGVLTYVGVLEEMGTITWAGEGVGGIGVPLLAAVLLCYIGAIVSAFASSVGIMGALIPLAVPFLAQGEIGAVGMVAALAVSATVVDVSPFSTNGALVLAAAPDVDRERFFRQLMIYGGIVVAVVPALAWLVLVVPGFG from the coding sequence ATGTCCCCCGAACTCATCTCCATCCTCGTCCTCGTCGTGGTGTTCGTCATCGCCACCACCCGTTCCGTCAACATGGGCGCGCTCGCCTTCGCCGCCGCCTTCGGGGTGGGCACGGTCGTCGCTGACCTCGACGCGGACGGCATCTTCGCCGGCTTCCCCGGCGACCTGTTCGTCGTCCTCGTCGGTGTCACCTACCTGTTCGCGATCGCCCGGGCCAACGGCACCACCGACTGGCTGGTGCACGCGGCCGTCCGGCTGGTGCGGGGGCGGGTCGCGCTGATCCCGTGGGTGATGTTCGCGCTCACCGGCGCGCTCACGGCGATCGGCGCGGTCAGCCCGGCCGCCGTCGCGATCGTCGCGCCGATCGCGCTGAGCTTCGCCACCCGGTACGCGATCAGCCCGCTGCTGATGGGCACGATGGTGGTGCACGGCGCGCAGGCCGGCGGTTTCTCGCCGATCAGTATCTACGGCTCGATCGTCAACGGCATCGTCGAGCGCGAGGGACTGCCGGGCAGCGAGATCACCCTCTTCCTGGCCTCGCTGATCGCCAACCTCGTCATCGCGAGCGTGCTGTTCGTGCTGTTCGGCGGGCGGAAGCTGTGGGCGCGGGGATCGGTGGCGACGGAGGACGCCGGCGCGGCGGGCAAGGGCACGCAGCCCACCGGCACCGGCCCCGACACCGGCACAGCGGGGCCCGGCGCCGGGTCCGGGTCCGGAGGCGCCGCCCCCACCGCGGTCGCCGTCCGCCCCGACCAGGCCACCGACGGCACCGGCGGCGGCCTGCGCCTGACCCCCGCGCGGATCGCCACCCTCACCGCCCTGGTCGCTCTCGTCGTCGCCGTCCTCGGCTTCGACCTGGACGCGGGCCTGACCGCGGTCACCCTCGCCGTCGTGCTGAGCACCGCCTGGCCGAACGACAGCCGCCGCGCGGTCGGCGAGATCGCCTGGTCCACGGTCCTGCTGATCTGCGGTGTCCTCACCTACGTCGGCGTGCTGGAGGAGATGGGCACCATCACCTGGGCCGGCGAGGGCGTCGGCGGCATCGGCGTCCCGCTGCTGGCCGCGGTGCTGCTCTGCTACATCGGCGCGATCGTGTCGGCCTTCGCCTCCTCCGTGGGCATCATGGGTGCGCTGATCCCGCTGGCGGTGCCGTTCCTCGCGCAGGGCGAGATCGGGGCGGTCGGCATGGTCGCGGCGCTCGCGGTCTCGGCGACGGTCGTGGACGTCAGCCCGTTCTCCACGAACGGCGCGCTGGTGCTGGCCGCGGCGCCGGACGTCGACCGCGAGCGCTTCTTCCGGCAGTTGATGATCTACGGCGGCATCGTGGTGGCCGTCGTGCCCGCGCTGGCGTGGCTGGTACTGGTCGTGCCCGGCTTCGGGTAG
- a CDS encoding FadR/GntR family transcriptional regulator, which produces MTDALRPMTKQRLYEQVLERLRQYVTDGGLRAGDRLPPERDLAQRLGVSRASVKQAIVVLEVQGLVEARHGGGTYLVRDSLDVEPVEEMVERRRRLPDVLEAREALETKLAELAAERRTDDDLAAMRSALAVMAGEIERGGHGAEGDRLFHAAVTAAAHSSLLAEFMRSIAHQIAESRTESLRQPGRPGRSLAQHQAILDAVDARQPRQAATAMRRHVRTVAKVRLLDWDPEEERQP; this is translated from the coding sequence GTGACCGACGCCCTGCGCCCCATGACCAAGCAGCGCCTGTACGAACAGGTGCTGGAGCGGCTGCGCCAGTACGTCACCGACGGTGGCCTGCGCGCCGGCGACCGGCTTCCGCCCGAACGGGACCTCGCCCAGCGGCTCGGTGTCAGCCGGGCCTCGGTGAAGCAGGCGATCGTGGTCCTGGAGGTCCAGGGCCTGGTGGAGGCGCGGCACGGCGGCGGGACGTACCTGGTGCGGGACAGCCTCGACGTCGAGCCGGTCGAGGAGATGGTCGAACGCAGACGACGGCTCCCGGACGTCCTGGAGGCCCGCGAGGCACTGGAGACGAAGCTCGCCGAACTGGCCGCCGAGCGCCGCACGGACGACGACCTGGCCGCCATGCGGTCCGCGCTGGCCGTGATGGCCGGGGAGATCGAGCGGGGCGGGCACGGGGCCGAGGGCGACCGGCTGTTCCACGCGGCGGTGACGGCGGCGGCGCACAGCAGCCTGCTCGCGGAGTTCATGCGCTCCATCGCCCACCAGATCGCCGAGAGCCGCACCGAGTCCCTGCGCCAGCCCGGCCGGCCCGGCCGCTCCCTGGCCCAGCACCAGGCGATCCTGGACGCCGTCGACGCCCGGCAGCCCCGGCAGGCCGCCACCGCGATGCGCCGCCAC